One Triticum dicoccoides isolate Atlit2015 ecotype Zavitan chromosome 4B, WEW_v2.0, whole genome shotgun sequence genomic window carries:
- the LOC119296277 gene encoding NAC domain-containing protein 2-like has protein sequence MIMSDPAMLPPGFRFHPTDEELILHYLRNRAAESPCPVSIIADVDIYKFDPWALPSKASYGDREWYFFTPRDRKYPNGVRPNRAAGSGYWKATGTDKPIRCSATGESVGVKKALVFYKGRPPKGIKTNWIMHEYRLAAADAHAANTYRPMKFRNASMRLDDWVLCRIYKKTSQVSPMAVPPLSDHELDEPSGADAYPVSSAGMIMQGGASGYPLQAAAVGTQRMPKIPSISELLNEYSLAQLFEDSGHALMARHDQHAALLGHPIMSQFHVNSMPQLGQMDSSASTSVAGEGAAGKRKRPSEDGDRNGSTSQPAAAVTGKKPNSSCLGATTFQTGNNTLQGTLLRF, from the exons ATGATCATGTCCGACCCGGCCATGCTGCCGCCGGGCTTCCGGTTCCACCCGACGGACGAGGAGCTCATCCTACACTACCTCCGCAACCGCGCCGCCGAATCGCCCTGCCCCGTCTCCATCATCGCCGACGTAGATATCTACAAGTTCGACCCATGGGCCCTGCCAT CCAAGGCTAGCTACGGGGACAGGGAGTGGTACTTCTTCACGCCGAGGGACCGTAAGTACCCCAACGGTGTCCGGCCGAACCGCGCCGCGGGTTCCGGCTACTGGAAGGCCACCGGCACCGACAAGCCCATCCGCTGCAGCGCCACCGGCGAGAGCGTCGGCGTCAAGAAGGCCCTCGTCTTCTacaagggccgcccgcccaagggcATCAaaaccaactggatcatgcacgagTACCGCCTCGCTGCCGCCGACGCACACGCCGCCAACACCTACCGCCCCATGAAGTTCCGCAACGCCTCCATGAGG CTGGATGACTGGGTGCTGTGCCGGATCTACAAGAAGACCAGCCAAGTGTCGCCGATGGCGGTGCCGCCGCTGTCCGACCACGAGCTTGACGAGCCTTCTGGCGCTGACGCCTACCCCGTGTCGAGCGCCGGCATGATCATGCAAGGCGGCGCCAGCGGCTACCCGCTGCAGGCCGCGGCCGTCGGCACACAGAGGATGCCCAAGATCCCGTCCATATCAGAGTTGCTCAACGAGTACTCGCTGGCGCAGCTCTTCGAGGACAGCGGACACGCGCTGATGGCGCGGCACGATCAGCACGCCGCCCTCCTCGGTCACCCCATCATGAGCCAATTCCATGTGAACAGCATGCCGCAGCTTGGGCAGATGGATTCGTCAGCCTCAACGTCGGTGGCAGGCGAGGGTGCCGCCGGGAAGCGCAAGAGGCCGTCGGAGGACGGTGACCGTAACGGGTCGACGAGCCAGCCAGCGGCGGCGGTGACGGGCAAGAAGCCCAACAGTTCTTGCTTGGGTGCAACAACGTTCCAAACAGGCAACAACACCTTGCAGGGGACGTTGCTCCGTTTCTAA